The region AGAGGAGCTCCAGGAGCAATGTGTGCCTGCCTTCCCAGACGTACTACTCCTGGGAGCTTCTCCACCCAATGCTGTCGCATCTGTCAGAGATGAGAAGAAACCTGCTGTTCACAAGGAACACAGAACAAGACCAAACAAGAAAGGGTCAGCACCAGTTACTGAGCAGGACCCAAGAATGGTCCAGAATGATAAAGGTGCACCAAGACATCTACATGAGGAAGATGGCGGTGCAAAACCTGTTGAGCATGTTCCCGCAGATAACCCCAAGCAACAGTGTGAAGTCCTGCATGTAGAAGATTTGAAGAAAGCTGAGTTGTCAGGAAAGTCAGTCACAAAGCTGGACCCTCATGTCTCACCTGAAGAGTGGCTGGCTCAGCAGGGTAAGACGCACCCTGAAAAGGCAACTGAGGAGCCCTTCAATGAGCGAGCCCCAGATAGTCACGTCGAGCAAATGGAGACGGGTTCTGTGGCAAACAGCCAGGATCACACCACAGGAaaggataaaaatgaaaatgaggaGGGGTGGCCTGTGGAGACTCTGCCTCCATACGTTCCTTCCGCAAGCTGGTTAGCAGACTTTGGCAATGTGTATTATTTCAGCAAATTACCCCAGAGTGTTCAGGACCACCTGAGCATTTTCAGTACCTCCAAAGATGCGATAAGGATGGGAAAAAAGGCAAAGCTAACATGTGAAGGCCCCTGTGACCCCATGGATACCTCTATgcaaaagagagtgaaaaaaagGCACAGTCGATTGTTGGAGGTGAAGGGAACCCCTGAAAATGAAGGGTTTTGTAATCACCTCATTAACAGGAATGCTCTTAATCCAAATGATGAGGGAGCAAAAAGGTGCACCCACTGTTTGTCAAAACAGAACGCACATGGTAGTTCTGATTCAAAAGCTCTATGTGGACACAAAAGGCACAAATTAACCCAACAAACTGCTGACCTTAAACAAACCTGTGCAGCCTGTAGATACAGCTCAACGCAGGTTATGAAAGTGAGAGGGCCTGAAGCTGTGGGCCACTATGCCAATGAGGACTTGGACCATGAAACACTGGAGGTTAAAGGCCCATCAGAACCCCTCAAACAAAATCAGGAGTCTAGGACGTCAATGGCGGCAAGGAAGAGGATTCTTTCTAAAAGAGTGTCGGAAAACAATTCAGTTTTTCAGAGTCCaaaagtcaaagaaaagaggAATTCTGGAAAAGAGGCCAAGCTTGCCTATGAATATAGCCATCCAGATGCCATGAAGGAGTGTAATGCTGAAGTTATGGTGACGTCTACTCCAGGCAAATGTAAAGGTCAGGAACAAAGGTGTTTTTCTGCAAAACTGTTAAAATAAGCATTTGTAAGAGATCCTTAGTGTACTTCAAAGGAGCTT is a window of Lepisosteus oculatus isolate fLepOcu1 chromosome 6, fLepOcu1.hap2, whole genome shotgun sequence DNA encoding:
- the LOC107078271 gene encoding bucky ball-like isoform X2, which produces MAAAPHPVGNGQHPEEQTRPFFYVQPSPPYFPYHWHMPMPYHAYGYGLGFPPLPPNPYMEIPGYIVPQAQLHPADYRRLLNPHFPPTMAYHARRFRYQQNTTSKETTSSEVQTDPAVLMNDSQHSGVIGTCVGGAQAGRSDSVREARHVGSFSNSIVCSRSEKQDVPGEEAGSLTSRVTSPKSFVFQKEEVRIECRDMPSTLKIFRSRETTAESSPSTSGNLVQCDVWSVSSTEGVMPLYSSTINETNVLQNAVRPEELQEQCVPAFPDVLLLGASPPNAVASVRDEKKPAVHKEHRTRPNKKGSAPVTEQDPRMVQNDKGAPRHLHEEDGGAKPVEHVPADNPKQQCEVLHVEDLKKAELSGKSVTKLDPHVSPEEWLAQQGKTHPEKATEEPFNERAPDSHVEQMETGSVANSQDHTTGKDKNENEEGWPVETLPPYVPSASWLADFGNVYYFSKLPQSVQDHLSIFSTSKDAIRMGKKAKLTCEGPCDPMDTSMQKRVKKRHSRLLEVKGTPENEGFCNHLINRNALNPNDEGAKRCTHCLSKQNAHGSSDSKALCGHKRHKLTQQTADLKQTCAACRYSSTQVMKVRGPEAVGHYANEDLDHETLEVKGPSEPLKQNQESRTSMAARKRILSKRVSENNSVFQSPKVKEKRNSGKEAKLAYEYSHPDAMKECNAEVMVTSTPGKCKEKAWRESVSIPDKEDWENYGARPRNTNKERKTLPQSQEKNVSYMPLAQRHRKNAHSETLERDQPRPNRTRGSSNRRGTRH
- the LOC107078271 gene encoding bucky ball-like isoform X1, which translates into the protein MAAAPHPVGNGQHPEEQTRPFFYVQPSPPYFPYHWHMPMPYHAYGGFPGLGYGLGFPPLPPNPYMEIPGYIVPQAQLHPADYRRLLNPHFPPTMAYHARRFRYQQNTTSKETTSSEVQTDPAVLMNDSQHSGVIGTCVGGAQAGRSDSVREARHVGSFSNSIVCSRSEKQDVPGEEAGSLTSRVTSPKSFVFQKEEVRIECRDMPSTLKIFRSRETTAESSPSTSGNLVQCDVWSVSSTEGVMPLYSSTINETNVLQNAVRPEELQEQCVPAFPDVLLLGASPPNAVASVRDEKKPAVHKEHRTRPNKKGSAPVTEQDPRMVQNDKGAPRHLHEEDGGAKPVEHVPADNPKQQCEVLHVEDLKKAELSGKSVTKLDPHVSPEEWLAQQGKTHPEKATEEPFNERAPDSHVEQMETGSVANSQDHTTGKDKNENEEGWPVETLPPYVPSASWLADFGNVYYFSKLPQSVQDHLSIFSTSKDAIRMGKKAKLTCEGPCDPMDTSMQKRVKKRHSRLLEVKGTPENEGFCNHLINRNALNPNDEGAKRCTHCLSKQNAHGSSDSKALCGHKRHKLTQQTADLKQTCAACRYSSTQVMKVRGPEAVGHYANEDLDHETLEVKGPSEPLKQNQESRTSMAARKRILSKRVSENNSVFQSPKVKEKRNSGKEAKLAYEYSHPDAMKECNAEVMVTSTPGKCKEKAWRESVSIPDKEDWENYGARPRNTNKERKTLPQSQEKNVSYMPLAQRHRKNAHSETLERDQPRPNRTRGSSNRRGTRH